In Halobaculum rubrum, the following are encoded in one genomic region:
- a CDS encoding GAF domain-containing sensor histidine kinase, translating into MNGASDREDISDLGAIRRMYRITADYERSFETKVSDLLELGRAYLGVQAGFLTEIDDDEQLIVNASGDHPLLQPGESCPLEKSYCRRTLSHDGSLTVQHAEVEGWEDDSAYEQFGLESYIGAEVLVDGDTYGTFCFADTEPREDPFSEPESTFVELMAEWVSYELFQKRATERIERQRDQLEEFARVVSHDLRNPLSVVQGYLDLAEQTGEPEHYHRCRNALDRMESLIEDLLVLAREGEPIAETESVDVSEVAGDCWSFVETEGATLTVEIDRRITADGSRLQQLFENLFRNAIEHGGGDVAIRVGELPDGSGFFVEDDGPGIPEAERGRVLDHGYSTAEDGTGFGLTIVTQIADAHGWDVTVAESDDGGARFEISGVE; encoded by the coding sequence ATGAACGGGGCATCCGACCGGGAGGATATCTCGGATCTGGGCGCGATCCGGCGGATGTACCGCATCACCGCCGACTACGAGCGGTCCTTCGAGACGAAGGTGTCGGACCTGTTGGAGCTCGGCCGGGCGTATCTCGGGGTGCAAGCCGGGTTCCTCACGGAGATCGACGACGACGAACAGCTCATCGTCAACGCCAGCGGCGACCACCCGCTGTTACAGCCGGGGGAGTCGTGTCCCCTCGAGAAGAGCTACTGCCGGCGGACGCTCTCACACGACGGCTCGCTCACCGTCCAACACGCCGAGGTGGAGGGGTGGGAGGACGACTCCGCGTACGAGCAGTTCGGACTGGAGTCGTACATCGGGGCCGAGGTGCTCGTCGACGGCGACACCTACGGGACGTTCTGTTTTGCCGACACCGAGCCGCGGGAGGACCCCTTCAGCGAGCCGGAGTCGACGTTCGTTGAGCTGATGGCCGAGTGGGTGAGCTACGAGCTCTTCCAGAAACGGGCGACCGAGCGCATCGAGCGACAACGTGACCAGTTGGAGGAGTTCGCCCGGGTCGTCTCACACGACCTCCGGAACCCGCTCAGCGTGGTACAGGGGTATCTGGACCTCGCAGAGCAGACCGGGGAGCCGGAGCATTACCACCGGTGCCGGAACGCGCTCGACCGAATGGAGTCGCTGATCGAGGACCTGCTGGTGTTGGCTCGGGAGGGCGAGCCGATCGCCGAGACGGAGTCCGTCGACGTGAGCGAGGTGGCGGGCGACTGTTGGTCGTTCGTCGAGACCGAGGGGGCGACGCTGACCGTGGAGATCGACCGCCGGATCACCGCCGACGGGAGCCGGCTCCAGCAGCTGTTCGAGAACCTCTTTCGGAACGCGATCGAACACGGCGGCGGCGACGTCGCCATCCGCGTCGGCGAGTTGCCCGACGGGTCGGGGTTCTTCGTCGAGGACGACGGTCCGGGGATCCCGGAGGCCGAGCGAGGGCGGGTCCTCGATCACGGCTACTCCACGGCGGAGGACGGAACGGGATTCGGGCTCACGATCGTCACGCAGATCGCGGACGCCCACGGCTGGGACGTGACGGTGGCCGAGAGCGACGACGGCGGAGCGCGGTTCGAGATATCGGGCGTCGAGTGA
- the fdhF gene encoding formate dehydrogenase subunit alpha has translation MTEPTETPERSFESNPTVCPFCGVGCSVEYAGNGSATGVEGPVNARGEICPKGAAAFDVVDHEDRLTEPLVEHNGRLVTAPWEEALDRVTDGIERVVDEHGADAVQFFASSNCTNEENYVLQKLARVLGTNNVDNCARLCHASTVAAMNERLGAGAMTNTLDDLREADCLFVNGANPAEQHPVAFRSYLLPAIRDGATLIHVDPRATDTTETADVHLPLRPGTDIEVANAIAAVLVEEGLVDEAFLAERTAGFDRLREYLADVDVAANARTAGVDPKTLREAARAYGEANRAAIVTGMGTSQHRCGTDNVHALLNLALLTGNIGRPGTGVNPLRGQNNVQGTSDVGGLPGVLPGYEPVTDPDARERVAAEWGVEPSPEPGLTEVEATHRFGDEVRAAVVFGENPAVTEPNATAVASAFEALDFCVVIDLFETATTAHADVVLPGSAWAEKAGTVTNTDRRVMRMRSNADRPGNARRDLEILSTLGRRLTDRPDAFAYDGPAAVFEELTRVSPIYGGMNYEEIGDGYQRWPRSATDDAGTNVLHEETFATGERTAPLRVVDPVPPADDLETGELTLTTGRVLQHFNSGALTRRSRRLMAMCGEDVLQIHPADAADRGIDDGDRVVVSNERGTVETTAEVTPAVREGVVFCTFHHAEPLVNALTGDALDPDAGIPEFKHSAVAVDSAAEVDAVESD, from the coding sequence ATGACCGAGCCGACCGAGACGCCCGAGCGGAGCTTCGAGTCGAACCCCACCGTCTGTCCCTTTTGCGGCGTGGGCTGCAGCGTCGAGTACGCCGGCAACGGAAGCGCGACCGGCGTCGAGGGACCGGTGAACGCCCGCGGAGAGATCTGTCCGAAGGGCGCGGCCGCGTTCGATGTGGTCGACCACGAGGACCGCCTGACGGAGCCGCTCGTCGAGCACAACGGCCGCCTCGTGACGGCGCCGTGGGAGGAGGCTCTCGACCGCGTCACCGACGGGATCGAGCGGGTGGTCGACGAACACGGCGCGGACGCCGTGCAGTTCTTCGCCTCCTCGAACTGTACGAACGAGGAGAACTACGTTCTCCAGAAGCTCGCCCGAGTTCTCGGAACGAACAACGTGGACAACTGCGCGCGGCTCTGTCACGCCTCGACGGTCGCCGCGATGAACGAGCGGCTCGGCGCCGGTGCGATGACGAACACTCTCGATGACCTGCGGGAGGCGGACTGCCTGTTCGTTAACGGCGCGAACCCGGCGGAGCAACACCCGGTGGCGTTCCGTTCGTACCTTCTTCCGGCGATCCGCGACGGCGCGACGCTGATCCACGTGGACCCGCGGGCGACCGACACGACCGAGACGGCAGACGTCCACCTCCCGCTGCGCCCCGGGACCGACATCGAAGTGGCGAACGCGATCGCGGCGGTGCTCGTCGAGGAGGGTCTCGTCGACGAGGCGTTCCTCGCGGAGCGGACGGCCGGGTTCGACCGGCTGCGCGAGTACCTCGCCGACGTCGATGTCGCGGCGAACGCCCGAACGGCCGGCGTCGACCCGAAGACGCTTCGGGAGGCGGCGCGGGCGTACGGCGAGGCAAACCGCGCCGCGATCGTGACCGGGATGGGGACGAGCCAGCACCGCTGCGGCACCGATAACGTCCATGCCCTGCTCAACCTCGCACTGTTGACCGGCAATATCGGCCGGCCCGGAACCGGTGTGAACCCCCTGCGGGGCCAGAACAACGTGCAGGGAACCAGCGACGTCGGCGGGCTCCCGGGTGTTCTCCCGGGCTACGAGCCCGTGACGGATCCGGACGCCCGCGAACGCGTCGCCGCGGAGTGGGGCGTCGAGCCGTCCCCCGAACCCGGCCTCACCGAGGTCGAGGCGACACACCGGTTCGGCGACGAGGTGCGGGCTGCTGTCGTCTTCGGCGAGAACCCGGCGGTCACCGAGCCGAACGCGACCGCGGTCGCGTCGGCGTTCGAGGCGCTCGACTTCTGCGTCGTCATCGACCTGTTCGAGACGGCGACCACGGCCCACGCGGACGTGGTGCTTCCGGGGAGCGCGTGGGCCGAGAAGGCCGGCACCGTGACGAACACGGACCGCCGAGTGATGCGGATGCGGTCGAACGCCGACCGTCCGGGGAACGCCCGGCGCGACCTCGAGATCCTGAGTACGCTCGGGCGTCGGTTGACCGACCGGCCCGACGCGTTCGCGTACGACGGGCCGGCGGCGGTGTTCGAAGAGTTAACGCGCGTCTCGCCGATCTACGGGGGGATGAACTACGAGGAGATCGGCGATGGCTACCAGCGTTGGCCCCGCTCAGCGACGGACGACGCAGGGACGAACGTGTTGCACGAGGAGACGTTCGCGACGGGCGAACGGACCGCGCCCCTCAGGGTCGTCGACCCGGTCCCGCCCGCGGACGACCTCGAGACGGGCGAGCTGACCCTGACGACCGGGCGCGTGCTTCAGCACTTCAACAGCGGAGCGCTCACCCGCCGCTCGCGCCGACTGATGGCGATGTGCGGCGAGGACGTGCTCCAGATCCACCCGGCGGACGCGGCCGATCGCGGGATCGACGACGGCGACCGGGTCGTCGTCTCGAACGAGCGCGGGACCGTCGAGACGACGGCCGAGGTCACGCCGGCGGTTCGCGAGGGAGTGGTGTTCTGCACGTTCCACCACGCGGAGCCGCTCGTGAACGCCCTGACGGGGGACGCGCTCGATCCGGATGCGGGGATCCCCGAGTTCAAGCACTCGGCGGTCGCCGTCGATTCGGCCGCCGAGGTCGACGCGGTCGAATCCGACTGA
- a CDS encoding response regulator — MNDDATVLLVDDESELVSLYSAYLEDRYEVRTATDGEEALSVADDSVDVALIDRRMPGMDGDDVLRELRAAETDCRVAMLTAVEPTADIVDMPFDDYRIKPVDEAELVGLVEVLIERASYDERSREFFALASKKAALEIAGETSTAAYETLCDDLESVRADLDNHLDAVGAEAAFSDVA, encoded by the coding sequence GTGAACGACGACGCGACGGTCCTCCTCGTCGACGACGAGTCGGAACTGGTCTCGTTGTACAGCGCGTACCTCGAGGACCGATACGAGGTCAGGACGGCGACCGACGGGGAGGAGGCGCTGTCGGTCGCCGACGACTCGGTCGACGTGGCGCTGATCGACCGACGGATGCCGGGGATGGACGGCGACGACGTACTCCGGGAACTGCGTGCGGCCGAGACAGACTGTCGCGTCGCGATGCTCACCGCGGTCGAGCCGACGGCCGACATCGTCGACATGCCCTTCGACGACTACCGTATCAAGCCGGTCGACGAGGCCGAACTGGTCGGGCTGGTCGAGGTGTTGATCGAGCGCGCCTCCTACGACGAACGCAGCCGGGAGTTCTTCGCGCTCGCGTCGAAGAAGGCGGCGCTGGAGATCGCGGGCGAGACCTCGACCGCCGCGTACGAGACGCTGTGTGACGATCTCGAGTCGGTCCGAGCGGATCTCGACAACCATCTAGACGCCGTCGGCGCGGAGGCGGCCTTCAGCGACGTCGCGTGA
- a CDS encoding zinc-dependent alcohol dehydrogenase translates to MTGRTVYFTGPGEVAVQETNVSDPGPGELVVEATVSAISPGTELLLYRGEMNPETAVDETLPSLSGSFSYPFPYGYATVGTVTAVGPEVDPAWRGETVLAFHPHASRFVVGVDTVSRVPDGVPPERAVFLPNVETAVTLSLDGEPAIGERAVVFGQGVIGLLTTALLSSFPLTELVTVDPLASRRDRSEAMGADRSVDPDAVDPASLFADGPASDGGGGPSATQPSGSATATPQTGADDRDESRIPGRADLTYELSGNPAALDDAVDATGYDGRVVVGSWYGTKPTELSLDGRFHRSRIDIRASQVSTLAPERRGRWTVGRRLATAWRRLREIDTDRLVTHRLPVAEAPDAYDLLDRRPAEALQVLLTY, encoded by the coding sequence GTGACGGGACGGACGGTATACTTCACCGGCCCCGGAGAAGTGGCGGTACAAGAGACGAACGTGTCCGACCCGGGACCCGGCGAACTCGTCGTCGAAGCCACGGTGTCGGCGATCAGTCCCGGAACGGAGCTGTTGTTGTATCGGGGCGAGATGAACCCGGAGACCGCCGTCGACGAGACCCTCCCGTCGCTGTCGGGATCGTTCTCGTACCCGTTCCCGTACGGCTACGCCACCGTCGGCACCGTGACCGCGGTCGGCCCGGAGGTGGACCCGGCGTGGCGCGGCGAGACGGTGCTCGCGTTTCACCCGCACGCCAGTCGGTTCGTCGTCGGCGTCGACACGGTCAGTCGCGTGCCCGACGGAGTCCCGCCCGAGCGGGCCGTGTTCCTCCCGAACGTCGAGACGGCGGTGACGTTGTCGCTCGACGGCGAACCCGCGATCGGCGAGCGCGCGGTCGTGTTCGGGCAGGGAGTCATCGGACTGCTCACGACGGCGCTGTTGTCGTCGTTCCCTCTCACGGAGCTGGTGACGGTCGATCCGCTCGCGAGCCGACGCGACCGCTCCGAGGCGATGGGCGCCGATCGAAGTGTCGATCCGGACGCCGTCGATCCCGCGTCCCTGTTCGCGGACGGTCCGGCGAGCGACGGAGGAGGCGGCCCGTCCGCAACCCAGCCATCGGGTTCGGCGACGGCGACGCCGCAGACGGGGGCCGACGACCGCGACGAGTCGCGGATACCCGGCCGCGCCGATCTGACCTACGAGCTGTCGGGCAACCCCGCGGCGCTCGACGACGCCGTCGACGCGACCGGCTATGACGGCCGTGTCGTCGTCGGGTCGTGGTACGGCACCAAGCCGACGGAACTGTCGCTGGACGGCCGATTTCACCGCAGCAGGATCGACATCCGCGCCAGTCAGGTGAGCACGCTCGCGCCCGAGCGTCGCGGACGCTGGACGGTGGGACGCCGCCTCGCGACGGCGTGGCGTCGCCTGCGCGAGATCGACACCGACCGCCTCGTCACTCATCGGCTCCCGGTCGCCGAGGCGCCCGACGCGTACGACCTCCTCGACCGTCGGCCGGCGGAGGCGCTCCAGGTACTGTTGACGTACT
- a CDS encoding glutaredoxin family protein, with amino-acid sequence MTFDPTDQGIDAEAAHDRTADAIADNEVVLFMKGTARMPQCGYSKRAIGLISQYRDDVATVDTLENLDAFREALEAESGWETIPQTFVDGEFVGGSDILAELEERGELAETLNVDADAVETDSTGGAGPDAPF; translated from the coding sequence GTGACTTTCGACCCAACGGATCAAGGGATCGACGCCGAGGCGGCACACGATCGCACGGCCGACGCGATCGCCGACAACGAGGTGGTGTTGTTCATGAAGGGAACCGCCCGGATGCCCCAGTGCGGCTACTCGAAGCGCGCGATCGGGCTGATCAGCCAGTACCGCGACGACGTGGCGACGGTGGACACGCTCGAGAACCTCGACGCCTTCCGCGAGGCCCTCGAGGCCGAGAGCGGTTGGGAGACGATCCCGCAGACGTTCGTCGACGGCGAGTTCGTCGGCGGCAGCGACATCCTCGCGGAACTGGAGGAGCGGGGCGAGCTCGCGGAGACGCTCAACGTCGACGCGGATGCGGTCGAGACCGATTCGACCGGCGGTGCGGGTCCGGACGCGCCGTTCTAG
- a CDS encoding DUF6684 family protein — MALDSDSDPGTADGTDDSRPETAGSVISGRTLSDLTVNAVPVAMLVAFVVGFGMLAPGDLDSDPLLGFHAALIAGVVLVSAVAARAVVRAGGDLDGNRDVSLYDTDGSADGADGRDDGADGPDRDASDDTGESRDDDRPRHNS; from the coding sequence GTGGCGCTCGACTCTGATTCCGACCCTGGCACCGCGGACGGGACCGACGATTCCCGGCCCGAAACAGCCGGGAGCGTGATCTCCGGACGGACGCTCTCGGACCTGACGGTGAACGCGGTCCCCGTCGCGATGCTCGTCGCGTTCGTCGTCGGGTTCGGGATGCTCGCCCCCGGCGACCTCGACTCGGATCCGCTGCTCGGCTTCCACGCCGCGCTGATCGCCGGCGTCGTCCTCGTCAGCGCCGTCGCCGCTCGGGCCGTCGTCCGCGCCGGCGGCGACCTCGACGGCAATCGGGACGTCTCGCTGTACGATACGGACGGGTCCGCCGACGGCGCCGACGGCCGTGACGATGGCGCCGACGGTCCCGATCGGGACGCCTCTGACGACACTGGCGAGTCCCGCGACGACGATCGACCTCGGCACAACTCCTAA
- a CDS encoding ABC transporter permease: MDDDVAAGDDGAAARDDPRPATYRDLARAVLYREFLIFVRYPANAVGGIVISLVFFGLLFFGGRLLAGRALADSLSGIVVGYFLWTLAVGAYSSVSNDIASEVQWGTLERHVTTPFGFAPVALLKGVAKVIRTFLTSAVVLAVMLVTTGTTLQIAPLTVVVVAGLAIVSVLGLGFAAGGVTVLYKRVGNWLNLLQFGFVVLVSAPVLDQPWLRALPLAHGSAMLQRAMVDGVRLWEFPLADLALLVAVAAGYLAGGYVVFQFATRRARRLGVLGDY, encoded by the coding sequence ATCGACGACGACGTCGCCGCCGGCGACGACGGCGCCGCCGCCCGCGACGACCCGCGTCCGGCGACGTATCGCGACCTCGCTCGGGCGGTCCTCTACCGGGAGTTCCTGATCTTCGTCCGGTATCCGGCGAACGCGGTCGGCGGGATCGTCATCTCGCTTGTGTTCTTCGGGCTGTTGTTCTTCGGCGGCCGGCTGCTGGCGGGGCGGGCGCTCGCCGACTCGCTGTCGGGGATCGTCGTCGGCTACTTCCTGTGGACGCTCGCGGTCGGCGCGTACTCGTCGGTGTCCAACGACATCGCCAGCGAGGTGCAGTGGGGGACCTTGGAGCGGCACGTCACCACGCCGTTCGGCTTCGCCCCCGTCGCGCTGCTGAAGGGTGTCGCCAAGGTGATCCGGACGTTCCTCACCTCCGCGGTCGTGCTGGCGGTGATGCTCGTCACGACGGGGACGACGCTGCAGATCGCGCCGCTCACGGTCGTCGTCGTCGCGGGGCTGGCGATCGTCTCCGTGCTCGGGCTGGGCTTCGCCGCCGGCGGCGTCACCGTCCTGTACAAGCGCGTCGGCAACTGGTTGAACCTCCTCCAGTTCGGCTTCGTCGTGCTCGTCTCCGCGCCGGTGCTCGACCAGCCCTGGCTGCGGGCGCTGCCGCTGGCGCACGGGAGCGCGATGCTCCAGCGGGCGATGGTCGACGGCGTCCGTCTGTGGGAGTTCCCGCTCGCGGATCTCGCGTTGTTGGTCGCCGTCGCCGCGGGCTACCTCGCGGGGGGCTACGTCGTCTTCCAGTTCGCGACCCGGCGGGCGCGTCGCCTCGGCGTGCTCGGCGACTACTGA
- a CDS encoding sodium:calcium antiporter: protein MSLAAGASPFLVGAELVAVTAVIGTSLPEIAVSAAAVRRGALDIAVGNVLGSNVFNTFAVMGVPSLIAPVAVPESVRRYALPAMLLATLPYYFITQDGEPTVREGGRAVGVVRGVPRESRHGHIAACPHVPGTIHRI, encoded by the coding sequence GTGAGCCTCGCGGCCGGGGCCTCGCCGTTCCTCGTCGGCGCGGAGCTCGTCGCCGTCACGGCGGTGATCGGTACGTCGCTGCCGGAGATCGCCGTCAGCGCCGCCGCAGTCCGTCGCGGTGCCCTCGATATCGCCGTCGGCAACGTCCTCGGGTCGAACGTCTTCAACACCTTCGCCGTGATGGGCGTCCCGAGTCTGATCGCACCCGTCGCGGTCCCCGAAAGTGTCCGAAGGTACGCCCTCCCGGCGATGCTGCTCGCCACGCTGCCGTACTACTTCATCACGCAAGACGGTGAACCCACCGTCCGGGAAGGGGGTCGTGCTGTTGGTGTTGTACGCGGCGTTCCTCGTGAATCTCGGCACGGTCACATAGCCGCCTGTCCCCACGTTCCGGGAACCATCCATCGGATCTAA
- a CDS encoding helix-turn-helix domain-containing protein, with translation MGTGGRPADDCAGDTPAGVRAGVAIHGAGNCPVVAASIAHDGPLTGINWTHVEDTHTEEFRARDPDAVDRTDAVPAAASVVELGDERVYRYDRPRDGECPCRIIEELDCPIADARAEDGVLVVTLHLPDLERLRDVVSALDGIAERVEVRYLVHGAASGDAAPDRTLVDRGRLTDRQCEVLGIAYRMGYFERPREANASAVAEALDIAPSTFAEHLAAAQRKLLEETLAGA, from the coding sequence ATGGGAACCGGAGGGAGGCCGGCCGACGACTGTGCGGGAGACACGCCCGCCGGGGTCCGCGCGGGCGTCGCGATCCACGGCGCGGGGAACTGTCCGGTCGTCGCGGCGTCGATCGCGCACGACGGCCCGCTCACGGGCATCAACTGGACGCATGTGGAAGACACACACACCGAGGAGTTCCGGGCCCGTGACCCGGACGCGGTCGACCGGACGGACGCGGTCCCGGCGGCGGCGTCCGTCGTCGAGCTCGGCGACGAGCGGGTGTACCGGTACGACCGCCCGCGCGACGGGGAGTGCCCCTGCCGGATCATCGAGGAGCTCGACTGTCCGATCGCCGACGCGCGCGCGGAGGACGGCGTTCTGGTCGTAACGCTCCATCTGCCCGACCTCGAACGCCTCCGCGACGTGGTCTCGGCGCTCGACGGAATCGCCGAGCGCGTCGAGGTCCGCTACCTCGTCCACGGCGCGGCGAGCGGCGACGCGGCGCCGGATCGGACTCTCGTCGACCGCGGGCGGCTCACCGACCGCCAGTGTGAGGTGTTGGGGATCGCATACCGGATGGGCTACTTCGAGCGCCCCCGCGAAGCCAACGCGAGCGCGGTCGCCGAGGCGCTCGACATCGCGCCCTCGACGTTCGCCGAGCACCTCGCGGCGGCACAACGCAAACTGCTGGAGGAAACGCTGGCCGGAGCGTGA
- a CDS encoding universal stress protein, with amino-acid sequence MYERILVPTDGSTAVDGAIDRAIGLAETYGATLHALAVVEPIYTVNEGLGSVYDTLEQGAQESTDEVAERAEAADVTTITAVRTGVPHREILEYVEDEGIDLVVMGTHGRTGVGRYLLGSVTEKLVRLSDVPVLTVRHREDED; translated from the coding sequence ATGTACGAACGCATTCTGGTTCCCACCGACGGGAGTACGGCCGTCGACGGGGCGATCGATCGAGCGATCGGTCTCGCCGAGACGTACGGCGCGACGCTGCACGCGCTCGCGGTCGTCGAGCCCATCTACACCGTCAACGAGGGGCTCGGATCGGTGTACGACACCCTCGAGCAGGGCGCACAGGAGTCGACCGACGAGGTCGCCGAACGCGCCGAGGCGGCGGACGTGACGACGATCACCGCGGTGCGGACCGGCGTTCCCCACCGCGAGATCCTCGAGTACGTCGAGGACGAGGGGATCGACCTCGTCGTCATGGGAACGCACGGGCGCACGGGAGTGGGTCGCTACCTGCTCGGCAGCGTCACAGAGAAGCTCGTCCGCCTCTCGGACGTTCCGGTACTCACGGTTCGTCACCGCGAGGACGAGGACTGA
- a CDS encoding ABC transporter ATP-binding protein: MTPTPDGRVPDPEGTPALAVQGLSKRFGSGDDAVTAVDDVSFAIERGSVVGLLGPNGAGKTTLIKSILGTVIPDEGTVRVLGRDTTDGRRAAYANVDAMLEGARNDYWRLTVRENLRYFATIGGVAPDSVADRHDRLLDRLDLADRADTPVRELSRGMKQKVSLASVLAGGAELVFLDEPTLGLDVEGSRTLRREIRRLAEEEDLTVVVSSHDMRVIEDVCDRVIVVSEGSIVADDAVERLLGTVDDYRVRVASDDLSRTTIDDLQGRFDVADADANGDPPSLEVVTDGDAVYDLFDALRAAGVTLDRVETVEPSLEDVFVRLTGDRGATEPARSTVGREAGGATNRPAAAIGDEGGAQ; encoded by the coding sequence ATGACACCGACACCGGACGGCCGCGTCCCCGACCCCGAGGGGACGCCCGCGTTGGCCGTTCAGGGGCTCTCCAAGCGGTTCGGCTCCGGCGACGACGCGGTCACCGCGGTCGACGACGTCTCGTTCGCGATCGAGCGCGGGTCGGTCGTCGGCCTGCTCGGTCCCAACGGCGCGGGCAAGACGACGCTGATCAAGTCGATCCTCGGAACCGTCATCCCGGACGAGGGGACGGTCCGCGTCCTCGGCCGGGACACGACCGACGGGCGGCGCGCCGCCTACGCCAACGTCGACGCGATGCTGGAGGGCGCGCGCAACGATTACTGGCGGCTGACGGTTCGGGAGAACCTCCGCTACTTCGCGACGATCGGCGGGGTCGCCCCCGACTCGGTCGCCGACCGCCACGACCGCCTGCTCGACCGGCTCGACCTGGCCGATAGGGCCGACACGCCCGTTCGCGAGCTGTCTCGGGGAATGAAACAGAAGGTGTCGCTGGCGAGCGTGCTCGCGGGCGGGGCGGAGCTGGTGTTCCTCGACGAGCCGACCCTGGGGCTCGACGTGGAGGGGTCGCGGACGCTCCGGCGAGAGATCCGCCGGCTCGCCGAGGAGGAAGACCTCACGGTCGTCGTGAGTAGCCACGACATGCGGGTGATCGAGGACGTCTGCGACCGCGTGATCGTCGTGTCGGAGGGGTCGATCGTCGCCGACGACGCGGTCGAGCGACTGCTCGGCACGGTCGACGACTACCGCGTGCGCGTCGCGAGCGACGACCTCTCGCGGACGACGATCGACGACCTCCAGGGGCGGTTCGACGTTGCCGACGCGGACGCGAACGGGGACCCGCCGTCCCTGGAGGTCGTCACCGACGGCGACGCGGTGTACGACCTGTTCGACGCGCTGCGTGCGGCCGGCGTGACGCTCGACCGCGTCGAGACGGTCGAGCCGAGCCTCGAGGACGTGTTCGTCCGCTTGACCGGCGACCGTGGCGCGACGGAACCGGCTCGGTCCACGGTGGGACGGGAAGCCGGAGGGGCGACGAACCGGCCCGCCGCCGCGATCGGTGACGAGGGAGGCGCACAGTGA